The stretch of DNA TTGTAACCATTGTCTGAAAATAGTTGTTTTTAAaggtttttgtttattaaaatgtctacaTAATTACTTGTATGAATAACTTACTTTCCTAGTTGAGATGAATCTGTGATATCAgcagttttattttcaatatagtcCCTAAGTAATTTGTGATAGAAATCATCATCATCAAATATTTCCTGATCGACATCGGTGTTTATTGATTCTGGATTACCAACAATGCAATATTTGGATCGTTTGATTTGAGTACGTTCAATTAACCTAGTCTTATCAGCCATTATTTGATCAATTTGTAATAATGTAGGTTGATCAAAAGCTGAGAAATCTGATTTTGCAGCTTTTCCTGATGCGAGCTTTGTTCGTTCATTCCAAAATTGTATTGTCTCATCTCTATAAGGTTTGAATGATTCATGATGTGCTT from Acyrthosiphon pisum isolate AL4f unplaced genomic scaffold, pea_aphid_22Mar2018_4r6ur Scaffold_10455;HRSCAF=11060, whole genome shotgun sequence encodes:
- the LOC100571948 gene encoding LOW QUALITY PROTEIN: protein AATF-like (The sequence of the model RefSeq protein was modified relative to this genomic sequence to represent the inferred CDS: inserted 1 base in 1 codon) is translated as YNNIYVNYLNSDKDKATMLTNKLNHKDFEHVLQAHHESFKPYRDETIQFWNERTKLASGKAAKSDFSAFDQPTLLQIDQIMADKTRLIERTQIKRSKYCIVGNPESINTDVDQEIFDDDDFYHKLLRDYIENKTADITDSSQLGKQWLQLQKLRSKMKRKVDTRSTKGRKLRYTVHTKLMNFMAPXDQSSWSDEAKQDLYNSLFGKKILVDT